The proteins below are encoded in one region of Dehalococcoidales bacterium:
- a CDS encoding metal-sensitive transcriptional regulator, whose amino-acid sequence MATVTNHYNYTQDNSSLLARMKKIEGQAKGIQKMIEDERYCIDIVQQLTALSAAVDETALLILQGHIEGCVTEAIREQHGEEHIKELMETIRKAMKR is encoded by the coding sequence ATGGCTACGGTGACCAACCATTACAACTACACACAGGACAATTCTTCACTCCTGGCAAGGATGAAGAAGATCGAAGGGCAGGCAAAGGGCATCCAGAAGATGATTGAAGATGAGCGCTACTGTATTGACATTGTTCAGCAATTGACCGCCCTTTCCGCCGCAGTCGATGAGACCGCCCTGCTTATTCTGCAGGGTCACATCGAGGGTTGTGTCACCGAGGCTATCCGCGAGCAACATGGCGAAGAACATATCAAGGAACTCATGGAAACGATACGCAAGGCTATGAAACGGTAA
- a CDS encoding cation diffusion facilitator family transporter, with amino-acid sequence MSSHHHHDEANHLAETGRNRLKIVLGIVVAIMVAEVIGGILSNSLALLGDAGHMLTDALALGLAMFAINIARRPATLTRSFGWHRMEIMAALANGVTLVLLALWIFYESYQRFLEPPEVETPLMLLVATIGLIANIAGILLLRSSSKEQLNVKAAFWHIIGDTISSGGVIVGGIIISLTGWYIVDPIIAVFIGIIILWGATQIVRESADILLEAVPKHIQMDEVIGMMQQVPGVEEIHDIHIWTITSNIYALSAHLMITDQSVSHSAEIMQKVTQALADRFNITHTTLQMECERCESCPAGFICDISQLAHHA; translated from the coding sequence ATGAGCAGCCATCATCACCACGATGAAGCCAATCACCTGGCCGAGACCGGCCGTAACCGGCTGAAGATTGTTCTCGGTATTGTGGTGGCTATCATGGTGGCTGAGGTTATCGGCGGTATCCTCAGTAACAGTCTGGCGCTGCTGGGTGATGCCGGGCACATGCTGACAGATGCCCTGGCGCTGGGACTGGCCATGTTTGCCATCAACATCGCCAGAAGACCCGCGACACTGACCAGAAGTTTTGGCTGGCACCGGATGGAAATCATGGCCGCCCTGGCCAACGGCGTGACCCTGGTACTGCTGGCGCTGTGGATCTTCTATGAATCTTATCAGCGTTTCCTGGAACCGCCCGAGGTCGAGACGCCGCTGATGCTGCTGGTGGCGACCATCGGTTTGATTGCCAATATCGCCGGGATACTGCTGTTGAGGAGTTCCAGTAAGGAGCAGCTAAATGTGAAGGCTGCCTTCTGGCATATTATCGGCGACACTATTTCTTCAGGTGGAGTGATAGTGGGAGGCATAATAATTTCCCTCACCGGCTGGTATATCGTCGACCCTATTATCGCCGTATTCATTGGCATCATTATTCTCTGGGGAGCAACCCAGATAGTCAGAGAATCGGCTGATATTCTTCTGGAAGCGGTTCCCAAACATATTCAGATGGATGAAGTTATCGGGATGATGCAGCAGGTCCCCGGCGTGGAAGAAATCCATGATATTCATATCTGGACAATCACCTCTAATATATATGCCTTGAGCGCTCATTTAATGATCACAGACCAGAGTGTCAGTCACAGTGCGGAGATCATGCAAAAAGTAACCCAGGCGCTGGCGGACCGCTTCAACATAACCCACACCACACTGCAAATGGAATGTGAACGGTGTGAATCCTGTCCGGCTGGCTTTATCTGTGACATCAGTCAGCTAGCGCACCATGCTTAG
- a CDS encoding cysteine desulfurase family protein: protein MVYLDNAATTPLLPEVREAMLPYLGEHFGNPSCLHTWGDAAREALETAREQVARLIGGSPEEVIFTGSGTESNNFAIKGLAFAQQSKGKHLVISAVEHFSVLHSAKTLEKMGFELSLVPVDKHGVVDPEAVRKKMRKDTILVSVMHANGEVGTIEPVQEIACIAREHNAVFHTDAVATAGTIPVNVKEMGVDALSLAGNQFYGPKGVGALWVRKGVRIMPLLDGGVQEGGRRAGTENVPAIVGLGKAAELAQADMTARMEHLSQLRDRLLTELPSRIDHVIVTGHPQNRLPGNASFCVEFIEGEAMLMLLNSKGVAVTSGSACTSRALKASHVLIAIGLSHEIAQGSLLFSFGLDNTGEDVDYVLDALPPVVDRLRQMSPLYAKFIKSG from the coding sequence ATGGTATATTTAGATAATGCGGCTACCACGCCCCTTCTCCCTGAAGTCCGTGAAGCAATGCTGCCTTATTTAGGGGAGCACTTCGGCAATCCGTCCTGTCTGCATACCTGGGGGGATGCCGCTCGGGAAGCTTTGGAGACTGCCCGGGAACAGGTAGCCCGGCTTATCGGGGGTAGTCCAGAGGAAGTAATCTTCACCGGTAGCGGTACGGAGAGTAACAATTTCGCCATTAAGGGACTGGCGTTCGCTCAGCAGAGTAAAGGGAAGCATCTCGTTATCTCGGCTGTTGAGCATTTTTCGGTTCTGCACTCAGCTAAAACTCTGGAGAAAATGGGTTTTGAGTTGAGCCTGGTTCCGGTGGACAAGCATGGCGTGGTTGACCCTGAGGCGGTACGGAAGAAAATGAGGAAAGATACCATCCTGGTATCCGTAATGCACGCTAACGGAGAAGTGGGCACTATCGAGCCGGTGCAGGAGATTGCCTGCATTGCCCGGGAGCATAATGCGGTCTTTCATACCGATGCCGTGGCTACGGCCGGAACGATACCGGTTAATGTTAAAGAGATGGGGGTAGATGCCCTGAGTCTGGCGGGAAACCAGTTCTACGGGCCGAAAGGGGTGGGCGCTCTCTGGGTGCGTAAGGGGGTGCGCATCATGCCTCTCCTGGATGGTGGTGTTCAGGAGGGGGGTCGGCGCGCCGGTACGGAGAATGTCCCGGCTATCGTCGGTCTGGGTAAGGCGGCGGAACTGGCTCAAGCCGATATGACAGCCCGGATGGAGCATCTGAGCCAACTGCGCGACCGTTTGTTGACCGAGCTGCCATCCAGGATTGACCACGTTATTGTTACCGGGCATCCGCAAAACCGTCTTCCGGGCAATGCCAGCTTCTGCGTGGAGTTCATCGAAGGTGAAGCCATGCTGATGCTGTTAAACAGTAAAGGGGTGGCGGTCACCAGCGGCTCAGCCTGCACCTCGCGGGCACTGAAAGCCTCGCACGTGTTGATTGCCATAGGCTTGTCCCACGAAATAGCTCAGGGTTCGTTACTCTTCAGCTTCGGCCTGGACAATACCGGTGAAGATGTGGACTATGTTCTTGACGCGCTGCCTCCTGTTGTTGACCGGTTAAGGCAGATGTCACCGCTTTACGCTAAGTTTATTAAGTCAGGTTAA
- the nifU gene encoding Fe-S cluster assembly scaffold protein NifU, with translation MPVYSDKVMDHFMNPRNVGEIENPDGVGEVGNPVCGDMMAFYIKVKDDHLEDVKFKTFGCGAAIAVSSMVSEMATGMSLDEAMKITPRMVADELGGLPKNKFHCSNLGHEALQKAIKDYRSKIKAKGGKK, from the coding sequence ATGCCGGTCTATAGTGACAAGGTGATGGACCACTTCATGAACCCGCGTAATGTGGGAGAGATTGAGAACCCGGACGGGGTCGGGGAAGTGGGCAACCCGGTGTGCGGGGATATGATGGCATTTTATATCAAGGTGAAAGATGACCATCTGGAAGATGTTAAGTTCAAGACCTTCGGCTGTGGGGCGGCGATTGCCGTTTCCAGTATGGTTAGCGAGATGGCGACAGGAATGTCACTGGATGAAGCCATGAAGATTACCCCACGAATGGTGGCTGATGAACTGGGGGGACTGCCCAAGAACAAATTCCATTGCTCTAATCTGGGGCATGAAGCCCTGCAAAAAGCGATCAAGGACTACCGCAGCAAGATAAAGGCGAAGGGAGGTAAAAAGTGA
- a CDS encoding zinc ribbon domain-containing protein produces the protein MTEENKAIKEPHSCPYCDEEIAEAAWPFCQACQVTIFYCPQCREPLSRDKKVCPHCGAEIKG, from the coding sequence ATGACTGAAGAAAACAAGGCAATAAAAGAACCCCATTCTTGCCCGTACTGTGATGAGGAGATAGCCGAAGCAGCCTGGCCCTTCTGTCAGGCTTGCCAGGTAACCATATTCTACTGTCCTCAGTGCCGGGAACCTTTATCCAGGGATAAGAAGGTCTGTCCACATTGCGGGGCTGAAATCAAAGGCTAA
- a CDS encoding DsrE/DsrF/DrsH-like family protein: MTIAVLSGDLERALAAFMLAVTGASMGMEVSMFFTFWGLNIVKKEEGRLKSKGLMQKMLNLINRGGAGRLKLSRFNMFGLGTWMMKRLMKQTNMPSVSEYITMAKDMGVRLIACTTTCGVMGLPAEKGTFRSEVTSLAGAATFLGEARQSGIVLFI; encoded by the coding sequence ATGACAATAGCGGTCTTAAGCGGAGACCTGGAGCGGGCTTTGGCGGCTTTTATGCTGGCGGTTACCGGCGCCAGCATGGGTATGGAGGTCAGCATGTTCTTCACCTTCTGGGGGCTGAATATCGTCAAGAAGGAAGAAGGGCGTCTCAAAAGCAAAGGGTTGATGCAGAAAATGCTCAATCTCATTAACCGCGGGGGCGCCGGGAGACTGAAACTTTCCCGGTTTAATATGTTTGGCCTGGGTACCTGGATGATGAAACGGCTGATGAAGCAGACCAATATGCCTTCTGTCAGCGAATACATCACCATGGCTAAAGATATGGGGGTGAGGCTCATTGCCTGCACTACTACCTGCGGGGTAATGGGATTACCTGCGGAAAAGGGTACCTTCCGTAGTGAGGTTACCAGTCTGGCCGGTGCCGCTACTTTCCTGGGCGAAGCGCGCCAATCAGGGATTGTCCTGTTCATCTAA
- a CDS encoding sulfurtransferase TusA family protein — MKADQSLDCIGLYCPMPIVKTAEKIKQLKEGEVLEVLADDQGIKEDMPAWCEATGHEFLGMEEGDGEIKVYVKKTHQ; from the coding sequence ATGAAGGCGGATCAGAGTTTGGATTGCATCGGGCTTTATTGTCCGATGCCTATTGTTAAAACCGCGGAAAAGATCAAGCAGCTCAAGGAAGGGGAAGTCCTGGAAGTACTGGCTGATGACCAGGGGATAAAAGAGGATATGCCGGCATGGTGCGAGGCCACCGGGCATGAGTTTTTGGGGATGGAGGAGGGGGATGGGGAAATTAAAGTCTATGTTAAAAAGACCCACCAATGA
- a CDS encoding DUF4340 domain-containing protein — protein sequence MRLRNILILLAVFLALGTVYYVSSKPEPAPPPEPQLYVWMVEMDDLEHIKIELPREDRSQSFIKHEDRYWYFDDPPGLRVDMARWGGGIPLLLSGPGTNRIIAENATDEKMTVFGLAQPRMEITLALTGGRTLNIPVGDSTPDGQAFYVQAPNTRDVALVDYTWFQVLERLVKDPPYPPAE from the coding sequence TTGAGACTGAGAAATATTCTGATACTGCTGGCTGTTTTCCTGGCATTGGGAACCGTCTACTACGTTTCCAGCAAACCAGAGCCGGCTCCACCCCCGGAGCCGCAACTGTACGTGTGGATGGTGGAAATGGATGACCTGGAACACATTAAAATAGAGTTGCCGCGTGAAGACCGGAGCCAGTCTTTTATCAAACACGAGGATAGATACTGGTACTTCGATGACCCTCCGGGGCTCAGGGTAGACATGGCCCGTTGGGGCGGCGGCATTCCCCTGCTGCTGAGCGGCCCGGGCACCAATAGAATCATCGCGGAAAACGCCACGGACGAAAAGATGACCGTATTCGGTCTGGCCCAACCACGAATGGAGATAACGCTGGCGTTGACGGGTGGAAGAACCTTAAATATCCCGGTAGGTGACAGCACTCCGGATGGGCAAGCCTTTTACGTACAAGCCCCTAACACCAGAGATGTAGCTCTGGTTGACTACACCTGGTTTCAGGTACTGGAACGCCTGGTCAAAGACCCGCCCTACCCACCCGCTGAATAA
- a CDS encoding GldG family protein — MKNTSSINQYSGLIALLGLVALFIGFIVMILLPEIRYAAWGTLLLGVLLMGAAFIIDSRRVGSALTGRRGRFSTGTTVMASIFIGITLLANAISIGNYHRFDFTGVSQFTLTQQTKDVLSKLDTPVQALFFSTPQDPYGISGYISNLLNEYRNYSDQLTVETIDPDEHPDQARQYGVTQYETVVFTSGNLKPRLVTPQEVVRVSADQQGNPQITGIDAEHPFTSAILEVTGIIQKKVYFLTGHGEHGISADYSNARQALLDNLYKVETLDLVFSREIPEDASALIIAGPKSSLGQQEIAAIAGFLENDGNVLFLINPNPPAGIRQLFSPWGIDIEDGTIIDPSSYVAPSIGSPSVPRLRNLFGLAATYFPGATAMIPQEGFKATLVGLEAGIIPQVVWTKEGSPIQMISLLRTSQDSWLEKDFDPLTEPVFNDGVERKGPLDIGFFITTTGEAAEGTNLIILGDSDFASNQHFRNGDNAELFLNTVNFITTGQELISIERKVVPFRRLIVGPEVTNFIRISSIGLLPLVVLITGGVIWWRRR, encoded by the coding sequence ATGAAAAATACCTCCAGCATTAACCAATACTCAGGCTTGATTGCCCTGCTCGGGCTGGTAGCTCTATTCATTGGCTTTATCGTCATGATACTGCTGCCCGAAATCAGGTACGCCGCCTGGGGCACATTGCTCCTCGGAGTGTTGCTGATGGGCGCAGCCTTTATTATCGATTCCAGACGCGTCGGCAGCGCTCTCACCGGACGGCGGGGCAGGTTCAGCACCGGCACCACGGTAATGGCTTCAATATTCATCGGCATTACCCTGCTGGCTAACGCCATAAGCATCGGCAACTATCACCGTTTCGATTTCACCGGCGTCTCCCAGTTCACGCTCACCCAGCAGACCAAGGATGTTCTGAGCAAGCTGGACACACCGGTCCAAGCCCTGTTCTTCTCCACCCCTCAAGACCCGTACGGTATCAGCGGCTATATCAGTAACTTGCTGAATGAGTACCGGAACTACAGTGACCAGCTGACTGTAGAAACAATCGACCCTGATGAGCACCCTGACCAGGCAAGACAATACGGCGTCACCCAGTACGAGACGGTCGTCTTTACCAGCGGTAATCTGAAACCACGGCTGGTAACACCGCAGGAAGTAGTAAGGGTAAGCGCAGACCAGCAAGGTAACCCGCAGATTACCGGCATCGATGCGGAACACCCCTTCACCAGCGCCATTCTGGAGGTTACCGGAATAATCCAGAAGAAAGTCTACTTCCTCACCGGCCATGGTGAGCACGGCATCAGTGCCGATTACTCCAACGCCCGGCAAGCTTTGCTTGACAATCTCTATAAAGTGGAAACACTGGACCTTGTTTTTTCCCGTGAAATACCTGAAGATGCCTCCGCCCTGATAATCGCCGGGCCAAAGAGCTCTCTGGGTCAGCAAGAAATTGCGGCTATAGCCGGTTTTCTGGAGAATGACGGGAACGTGCTGTTCCTGATTAACCCCAACCCTCCCGCGGGAATAAGACAGTTATTCTCCCCATGGGGTATCGATATTGAGGATGGGACTATTATCGACCCTTCCTCCTACGTTGCCCCCAGTATCGGCAGTCCCAGCGTACCACGACTGAGAAACCTGTTTGGACTGGCCGCCACTTACTTCCCCGGAGCAACCGCCATGATTCCGCAGGAAGGATTTAAGGCCACACTGGTCGGACTGGAAGCCGGCATTATCCCCCAGGTTGTCTGGACAAAAGAAGGCAGCCCGATTCAAATGATATCACTGCTCAGGACAAGCCAGGATAGCTGGCTGGAAAAGGATTTTGACCCCTTAACTGAACCTGTATTCAATGATGGAGTCGAACGCAAAGGGCCCCTGGACATCGGGTTTTTCATCACCACCACTGGTGAGGCAGCTGAAGGAACTAACCTGATCATACTGGGTGATTCCGACTTCGCCTCCAATCAGCATTTTAGAAATGGCGATAATGCGGAGCTTTTCCTCAATACGGTCAACTTTATTACCACGGGGCAGGAGCTAATATCCATCGAACGCAAGGTCGTGCCATTCCGCAGGCTGATTGTCGGCCCCGAAGTGACCAACTTCATCAGAATCTCCAGTATCGGCCTGCTGCCACTGGTAGTGCTGATAACAGGGGGCGTTATCTGGTGGCGAAGACGGTAG
- a CDS encoding ABC transporter permease, which produces MRAIALKEFKSYLSSPMAYVVTGIFLVLTGFFFGISPSTYLETSINGFLGTGSILLLLLASVLTMRLIAEERKMGTLELLLTAPVRDSEVIIGKFLGSLAILVAMLALTFYYPLLLILFGDPDMGPIATGYLGLLLLGSASLAIGLFASSLTSNQIVAAVVAGGLLFALWFFGTAASFLPQAIAQVVGYFSISSYFPDFMRGIIDTRGIVFYLSITVLFLFLAIRSLENSRWN; this is translated from the coding sequence ATGAGAGCCATTGCTCTCAAAGAGTTCAAATCCTATCTTTCCTCACCAATGGCCTACGTAGTTACCGGAATCTTTCTGGTGCTCACCGGTTTCTTTTTCGGGATCAGTCCCAGCACCTATTTGGAGACCAGCATCAATGGATTTCTGGGAACCGGCAGTATCTTATTGCTCTTACTGGCATCGGTACTCACCATGCGCCTGATCGCCGAAGAGAGAAAAATGGGTACCCTGGAACTATTGCTGACGGCGCCGGTGAGAGACAGCGAGGTAATAATAGGCAAATTTTTAGGCAGCCTGGCAATCCTGGTAGCAATGCTGGCGCTCACCTTTTACTATCCACTCCTCCTGATACTGTTCGGAGACCCGGATATGGGACCTATCGCCACCGGTTACCTCGGATTACTGCTGCTGGGCAGCGCCTCTCTGGCAATAGGTCTATTCGCCTCATCACTGACCTCAAACCAGATTGTGGCCGCAGTAGTCGCCGGGGGACTCCTCTTTGCCCTGTGGTTTTTCGGTACTGCCGCCAGTTTCCTGCCGCAAGCTATCGCCCAGGTAGTCGGCTACTTTTCCATTTCTTCCTACTTCCCCGATTTTATGAGGGGAATCATTGATACCAGGGGAATAGTCTTTTATCTCAGTATTACCGTACTATTTCTGTTTTTAGCGATAAGGTCGCTGGAAAACAGCCGGTGGAATTAA
- a CDS encoding ATP-binding cassette domain-containing protein, with amino-acid sequence MIRVENLTKYYGKRLAVDNISFNIKKGEIVGFLGPNAAGKTTTMRILTGFLAPTRGDAWIAGYNILSNSLEARQHIGYLPEAIPLYTDMTVRSYLDFAARIRGLDEPRIKTRINDVVEICHLEEYADSIIGKLSKGFRQRVGVAQAIIHEPEVLILDEPTIGIDPIQVAMTRNLIKDLGKEHTVLLSTHILPEVSIICERVIIIHEGKIVAKDSIENLSSLISGAKRIHLEVTGPAQKIAEQLRRIEGILRVSYEDPHFIIECSATQDPRSKIMETIVRNGWTLLSLEAVEMSLEDIFLKLTREEGKSQ; translated from the coding sequence ATGATACGAGTTGAAAACCTGACCAAGTATTACGGAAAACGCCTGGCCGTAGACAATATTAGCTTCAATATCAAGAAGGGAGAAATCGTCGGTTTCCTGGGTCCTAATGCCGCCGGAAAGACGACGACGATGCGCATCCTCACCGGTTTCCTCGCCCCAACCAGGGGTGACGCCTGGATAGCCGGCTACAATATATTAAGCAACTCTCTGGAAGCACGCCAGCACATCGGCTATCTGCCGGAGGCGATACCCTTATACACTGACATGACAGTCCGCTCCTACCTGGACTTTGCCGCCAGAATAAGGGGTCTGGACGAGCCCAGAATCAAGACCAGAATAAATGACGTGGTAGAAATATGCCACCTCGAAGAATATGCTGACAGCATCATCGGCAAGCTGTCCAAGGGATTCAGGCAACGGGTTGGCGTAGCCCAGGCAATTATTCATGAACCGGAAGTGCTCATTCTGGATGAGCCGACCATAGGCATCGACCCTATCCAGGTAGCCATGACCCGGAATCTCATCAAAGACCTGGGTAAGGAGCATACGGTACTTCTCTCCACCCATATCCTGCCTGAGGTAAGCATCATCTGTGAGCGGGTAATCATCATCCATGAAGGCAAAATTGTGGCTAAGGACAGCATCGAGAACCTGTCCTCCTTAATCAGCGGGGCAAAGCGCATTCACCTGGAAGTAACCGGACCGGCCCAGAAGATCGCCGAGCAACTGCGCCGGATTGAAGGTATACTCCGGGTCAGCTACGAAGACCCCCATTTCATCATTGAATGCTCGGCTACCCAGGATCCCCGGAGCAAGATAATGGAAACCATAGTCCGGAACGGCTGGACTTTACTGTCTCTGGAAGCCGTTGAAATGAGCCTGGAAGACATCTTCCTCAAGCTGACCAGAGAGGAGGGAAAAAGCCAGTGA